One Campylobacter concisus DNA window includes the following coding sequences:
- a CDS encoding type VI secretion system baseplate subunit TssG: MSEEISQASFFKLIKNILKNRDRSEIFLKNSSSFAYPIKELESLDEQELTKIIVNFMGLLGSGSHLTSYILEKISKTNDNSYELFFDFFDNYLLWLFFDSISLKNYARSFEDELDDKISKILLDMLNIKEKQLAKKFLPFSPLAVSQRRPKKEVEFALQSHFGLKDKLFILENLPNQIFIAPSNLNSLGHKNRTLGKNFILGKKLFEKQTKIAVFINGIEYEEAVNFFPKKDKFKELQETLSYFTNDEFVSDLYLKINYSHKMQFKLGSKYTSSQIGFGPRLKNDKKMSNFIKFRLCS; the protein is encoded by the coding sequence ATGAGCGAAGAGATAAGCCAAGCTTCTTTTTTTAAACTGATAAAGAATATCCTAAAAAATAGGGATAGGAGCGAGATATTTTTAAAAAATAGCTCGAGTTTTGCCTACCCGATCAAAGAGCTCGAGAGCTTAGATGAGCAGGAGCTTACAAAGATAATTGTAAATTTTATGGGTCTTTTAGGAAGCGGCTCGCACCTAACAAGCTACATTTTAGAGAAAATTTCAAAGACTAATGACAATAGCTATGAGTTATTTTTTGATTTTTTTGACAACTACTTGCTTTGGCTATTTTTTGACAGCATTAGTCTAAAAAACTACGCAAGATCTTTTGAAGATGAGCTAGATGATAAAATTTCAAAGATCTTACTTGATATGCTCAATATAAAAGAAAAGCAGCTAGCAAAGAAATTTCTACCATTTTCGCCACTTGCAGTTAGCCAAAGAAGGCCAAAAAAAGAGGTTGAATTTGCGCTTCAGAGCCACTTTGGGCTAAAAGATAAGCTTTTTATACTTGAAAATTTACCAAATCAAATTTTCATAGCACCGTCAAATTTAAACTCTTTAGGCCATAAAAATAGGACACTTGGTAAAAATTTCATCCTTGGTAAAAAGCTTTTTGAAAAACAAACCAAGATCGCAGTCTTTATAAACGGCATAGAGTACGAAGAGGCTGTGAATTTCTTCCCCAAAAAAGATAAATTTAAAGAGCTTCAAGAGACTCTTTCTTATTTTACTAATGATGAATTTGTGTCTGATTTATATTTGAAGATAAATTACTCTCACAAGATGCAGTTTAAGCTTGGGTCAAAATATACAAGTAGTCAAATTGGCTTTGGTCCAAGGCTTAAAAATGATAAAAAAATGTCAAATTTTATAAAATTTAGACTTTGTTCATAA
- the tssM gene encoding type VI secretion system membrane subunit TssM, producing MAFIDYLRRFFTFFRFKHSVVLVTSIALSVLFWLYAPLVAFNDIYSFASVSSRVSVLVAFWAVILFFVLLRPLMNYFASRKDEKNDKLKEIKKESMDSFGKAKRNFLLSLKDAKTTWKKDINFKKLPLIMIIGNEGAGKSAFINYSNIEFPLSDSLDTYKKIHQSTTNFNLYVSKFGALLDTEGIHFAQESLYQPTATEELPEDDVEKNRDYLLKKGVWNEFLHFLKRNDFNSRLSGAVLIIDTKKFLEGTQEYFDELIRYMVKRINDCEKHLGIKFPIYVVFSKLDLIDGMGDYFKLFNEDVANKALGINLDSNFTAQTLETELKGLSDSLFKHLMSKNSISHMLEDKKRSYLFLKQLENFFVLVKDFVTKLSSQNALKNTSVINGVYFVSAYQENIPINYLTNTICDKYSIKKPLLRAVNNYSKQSYFVKSFLKEIAFKANVTKFGAQNRFIKFINFALVAALCVGVYFGSSYILNIKNTKEQIAANNVDKISNYLDSKKYKDLTATQKIELLNLLKQSLNDYPRIFSGDTKFEYITLDTSYKGFAPVKALYYDLSADFFKNTVLTEMENILKTESDPDKLIKAFYMYDSLFDKNYTNVDLFKIWIAANWDKFEKYGVAKNEFLAHIEAILNAKNLSISADQSAQSAANTKLTPVQRAKRLYSILEFISFKDEKSFYDIKKEVENLNQVVQEKEAFNPFNKIYTKENLRDFLAKLSSNIDETAGIESWLMDTNSSLKDISSNEKKELSIAVVELYLQNYADKWNQILRAIEPNEFATKKEVIDELEILSKRENPLNSLIKLTNQNTNLNDENLLKYIYSLGFASSEIKRVFTDFSTKFTNYHALNSDGSLDLISNDVTNVYKKVSDYNFEMLQSSDDKIVYAINGIKNENDPFIVLNNDAKKLPDELNEYYQKLSKLAWKQVENGASSLLATAYKDDVLDDFESLIKPYYPFNENSAKAVSIEEFKRFFGKDGTWNSFYDKYLKQILSKTGSGYKVRPKYAKELRFNKSFLENIAYIDRISNLMLDSNDELKLNYNLKAVDLSANFSHINIGYANNSLAYDHTIPSNLLVSSKSFDISTQFKFNAVSNAGSDKKEISFDGEWGWYKLLKASNFSSIGVSTLNFDGKKESYFGFEVTPNGGELLELMNIIPTIDLPRKMLY from the coding sequence ATGGCATTTATCGACTACTTACGCAGATTTTTCACATTTTTTAGGTTTAAACACAGTGTTGTTTTAGTAACCTCTATCGCTCTTAGTGTTTTGTTTTGGCTCTATGCCCCGCTTGTAGCATTTAACGATATATATAGCTTCGCTAGTGTAAGCTCACGAGTTAGCGTGCTAGTTGCTTTTTGGGCAGTTATATTGTTTTTTGTCTTGCTTAGACCGCTGATGAACTATTTTGCATCACGCAAAGATGAGAAAAATGACAAACTAAAAGAGATAAAAAAAGAGTCAATGGATAGTTTTGGCAAGGCAAAGAGAAATTTCTTACTTTCGCTAAAAGACGCCAAAACGACTTGGAAAAAAGATATAAATTTCAAAAAATTGCCATTAATAATGATAATAGGCAACGAGGGTGCTGGCAAAAGTGCTTTTATAAACTATTCAAATATCGAATTTCCTCTATCTGATAGCCTAGATACTTATAAAAAGATACACCAAAGTACGACAAATTTTAACCTTTATGTATCAAAATTTGGAGCACTTTTGGATACTGAGGGCATTCACTTTGCACAAGAGAGCCTCTATCAGCCAACTGCAACAGAGGAGCTTCCTGAAGATGATGTAGAGAAAAATAGAGACTATCTACTTAAAAAAGGCGTTTGGAACGAGTTTTTACACTTTTTAAAGAGAAATGACTTTAACTCAAGACTAAGCGGCGCCGTGCTTATCATCGATACTAAAAAATTCCTAGAAGGCACTCAAGAGTATTTTGACGAGCTTATAAGATATATGGTAAAGAGGATAAATGACTGTGAGAAGCACCTTGGCATTAAATTTCCTATTTACGTAGTCTTTAGCAAGCTTGATCTTATAGATGGTATGGGCGATTATTTTAAATTATTTAATGAAGACGTGGCAAATAAAGCTCTTGGTATAAATTTAGACTCAAATTTCACCGCCCAAACACTTGAGACAGAGCTTAAGGGCTTAAGCGACTCACTATTTAAACACCTAATGAGCAAAAACTCGATCTCGCACATGCTAGAAGATAAAAAACGCTCATATTTGTTCTTAAAACAGCTTGAAAATTTCTTCGTGCTGGTAAAAGACTTTGTTACAAAGCTAAGCTCTCAAAATGCTCTTAAAAACACATCTGTTATAAATGGAGTTTATTTTGTAAGTGCATATCAAGAAAACATCCCTATAAACTACCTTACAAATACAATTTGTGATAAATACAGCATCAAAAAACCACTTCTTAGAGCGGTAAATAATTACAGCAAACAAAGCTACTTTGTAAAATCATTTTTAAAAGAGATCGCTTTTAAAGCAAATGTAACTAAATTTGGCGCACAAAATAGATTTATTAAATTTATAAATTTCGCCCTAGTGGCTGCACTTTGTGTGGGAGTTTATTTTGGCTCTAGTTATATTTTAAATATCAAAAATACAAAAGAGCAAATTGCGGCTAACAACGTAGATAAAATTTCTAACTATCTTGATAGCAAAAAGTATAAAGATCTTACCGCTACACAAAAGATCGAGCTTTTAAATCTGCTAAAACAAAGTCTAAACGACTATCCAAGGATCTTTAGCGGTGATACTAAATTTGAGTACATCACTCTTGATACCTCTTATAAAGGTTTTGCGCCTGTTAAAGCGCTTTATTACGATCTTAGTGCTGACTTTTTCAAAAATACAGTTTTAACTGAGATGGAAAATATCCTAAAAACAGAGAGTGACCCAGATAAGCTTATAAAAGCTTTTTATATGTATGATTCGCTTTTTGATAAAAACTATACAAATGTAGATCTATTTAAAATTTGGATAGCTGCAAACTGGGATAAATTTGAAAAATATGGTGTTGCTAAAAATGAGTTTTTAGCGCACATCGAAGCCATTTTAAATGCTAAAAATTTAAGCATTTCAGCAGATCAGAGTGCTCAAAGTGCTGCAAATACTAAACTAACACCTGTTCAAAGAGCAAAAAGGCTCTACTCGATACTTGAGTTTATCTCATTTAAAGATGAAAAATCATTCTACGACATCAAAAAAGAGGTTGAAAATTTAAACCAAGTAGTTCAAGAAAAAGAGGCATTTAATCCATTTAATAAAATTTATACAAAGGAAAATTTAAGAGATTTCTTGGCAAAACTTAGCTCAAACATCGATGAGACTGCAGGCATCGAGTCATGGCTGATGGATACCAACTCATCTTTAAAAGATATCAGCTCAAATGAGAAAAAAGAGCTAAGCATCGCAGTTGTAGAGCTTTACTTGCAAAACTATGCTGATAAATGGAACCAAATTTTAAGAGCGATCGAGCCAAATGAATTTGCTACTAAAAAAGAGGTCATAGATGAGCTTGAAATTTTGTCAAAAAGAGAAAACCCACTAAATTCTCTTATAAAACTAACCAATCAAAATACAAATTTAAATGATGAAAATTTACTAAAATACATCTACTCTCTAGGCTTTGCTTCAAGCGAGATAAAACGTGTATTTACAGACTTTAGCACTAAATTTACAAACTATCATGCGCTAAATTCTGACGGGTCGCTAGATCTTATCAGCAATGACGTCACAAATGTATATAAAAAAGTTAGCGACTATAACTTTGAGATGCTTCAAAGCAGTGACGATAAGATCGTTTATGCGATAAATGGCATAAAAAATGAAAACGATCCATTTATCGTGCTAAACAATGACGCTAAAAAGCTTCCAGATGAGCTAAATGAGTACTATCAAAAGCTATCAAAACTTGCTTGGAAACAGGTAGAAAACGGAGCTTCATCGCTTTTAGCAACAGCTTATAAAGATGATGTTCTTGATGACTTTGAAAGTCTTATAAAGCCTTATTATCCATTTAATGAAAACTCAGCAAAGGCTGTTAGCATCGAAGAATTTAAGAGATTTTTTGGCAAAGATGGAACTTGGAATAGCTTTTATGATAAATATCTAAAACAAATTTTAAGCAAAACAGGCAGTGGTTATAAGGTAAGACCAAAATATGCAAAAGAGCTAAGATTTAATAAAAGTTTCCTTGAAAATATCGCTTATATAGATAGAATTTCAAATTTGATGCTTGATTCAAATGACGAGCTAAAACTAAACTATAACTTAAAAGCGGTTGATTTATCGGCAAATTTCAGCCACATAAATATAGGCTACGCAAATAACTCTTTGGCGTATGATCACACGATCCCATCAAATTTACTTGTCTCAAGTAAAAGCTTTGATATCTCAACACAGTTTAAATTTAATGCAGTTTCAAATGCGGGTAGCGACAAAAAAGAGATCAGCTTTGATGGCGAGTGGGGCTGGTACAAGCTCTTAAAGGCTTCAAATTTCAGTAGCATTGGCGTTAGTACGCTTAACTTTGATGGTAAAAAAGAGTCATATTTTGGCTTTGAAGTTACTCCAAATGGTGGAGAGCTTTTAGAGCTTATGAATATCATACCAACTATTGATTTACCAAGAAAGATGCTTTATTAA
- a CDS encoding Hcp family type VI secretion system effector, whose protein sequence is MSQPVYIKVKGSTQGLISSGASTEASIGNRYQSGHEDEIMAQEVSHIVTVPVDPQSGQPSGQRVHKPFSFTTSLNKAVPLLYNALTQGERLPEVEIHWYRTSTSGGAEHFFTTKLEDATITDITLVSPNAQDKLNSDKTELFKVSMNYRKIVWEHVAAGTSGSDDWREATKKA, encoded by the coding sequence ATGTCACAACCAGTGTATATTAAGGTGAAAGGTTCTACTCAAGGACTTATCTCAAGTGGTGCTTCAACAGAAGCTAGTATCGGTAATCGCTATCAGTCAGGTCACGAAGATGAGATCATGGCACAAGAGGTTTCTCACATTGTAACTGTTCCAGTAGATCCACAAAGTGGCCAACCATCAGGACAAAGAGTACATAAGCCATTTAGCTTTACAACATCTTTAAACAAAGCTGTTCCACTTCTTTACAACGCATTAACTCAAGGCGAGAGACTTCCAGAGGTTGAGATCCACTGGTATAGAACATCAACTAGCGGTGGCGCTGAGCACTTCTTTACTACAAAACTAGAAGATGCAACTATAACAGATATCACTCTAGTAAGTCCAAATGCTCAAGACAAGCTAAATAGCGACAAAACTGAGCTTTTTAAAGTTTCAATGAACTATAGAAAGATAGTTTGGGAGCACGTAGCTGCAGGTACAAGCGGAAGCGATGACTGGAGAGAAGCTACTAAAAAAGCTTAA